The Rhododendron vialii isolate Sample 1 chromosome 5a, ASM3025357v1 genome contains a region encoding:
- the LOC131325903 gene encoding uncharacterized protein LOC131325903 — MHRVGSAGNTSNSVRPRKEKRLTYVLNDADDAKHCAGINCLAVLKSSVADGCDYLFTGSRDSTLKRWSLAEDGATCSSTFESHVDWVNDVVIAGGNTLVSCSSDTTLKAWNCFSDGTCTRTLRQHSDYVTSLAAAPKNSNVVASGGLGGEVFIWDLEAALAPTSKTSDATEDECSNGISGLGNSLPITSVRTIGSSNNISLHATQSHGYVPVAAKGHKESVYALGMNDSGTLLVSGGTEKVVRVWDPRTGSKTMKLRGHTDNVRALLLDSTGRLCLSGSSDSMIRLWDLGQQRCVHSYAVHTDSVWALASNPSFSHVYSGGRDLSLYLTDLATRESILLCTKEHPILRLASHDDGIWVATTDSSMHKWPVEGHNPQKVFQRGGSFVAGNLSFTRARASLEGSTPVPVYKEPSFSIPGTPAIVQHEILNNRRHVLTKDTAGSVKLWEITRGVVVKDFGEVSFKEKKEELFEMVSIPAWFTVDTRLGSLSVHLDTPQCFSAEMYSADLNIVGKPEDDKVNLARETLKGLFAYWLTKRRQRSGSQASANGEVPSGKDISARSITLSRGEVDGNVENDTVVYPPFEFSAASPPSIITEGSQGGPWRKKITDLDGTEDEKYFPWWCLDCVLNNRLPPRENTKCSFYLHPCEGSSVQILTQGKLSAPRILRIHKVVNYVVEKMVLDKPLDSLDPDGTFAPGLTGGPLQHPAVGGDGSFRSGLKSWQKLKPSIEILCNNQVLSPDMSLATVRTYIWKKQEDLVLNYRVVQGSR, encoded by the exons ATGCACCGCGTGGGCAGTGCAGGGAACACATCCAATTCAGTTCGGCCTCGTAAGGAGAAGAGGTTGACATATGTGTTGAATGACGCTGATGATGCAAAG CATTGTGCAGGCATAAATTGTTTGGCTGTGTTGAAGTCATCAGTAGCAGATGGGTGTGACTATCTTTTCACCGGGAGCCGTGATAGCACATTAAAGAGATGGTCGTTGGCTGAAGATGGAGCTACTTGCTCTAGCACATTTGAGTCGCATGTCGATTGG GTCAATGATGTTGTCATTGCAGGTGGTAATACTCTGGTTTCCTGTTCCTCAGATACCACACTCAAG GCATGGAATTGCTTTTCTGATGGAACTTGTACCAGGACTCTCCGCCAACACTCAGATTATGTTACTTCTCTTGCTGCTGCCCCGAAAAAT AGCAATGTTGTTGCCTCTGGTGGGCTTGGTGGCGAGGTCTTCATATGGGATCTAGAAGCTGCACTTGCCCCAACGTCTAAAACAAGTGATGCAACAGAAGATGAATGTTCAAATGGTATCAGTGGTCTAGGGAATTCGCTGCCCATTACTAGTGTTCGTACCATTGGCTCAAGCAACAACATATCTTTGCATGCGACTCAGTCTCATGGGTATGTTCCGGTTGCTGCTAAAGGCCATAAGGAGTCAGTCTATGCGTTGGGAATGAATGATAGTGGGACCCTTCTTGTTTCTGGTGGAACCGAGAAG GTTGTGCGTGTCTGGGACCCAAGAACTGGTTCTAAGACCATGAAGCTTAGAGGGCATACGGATAATGTAAGGGCTCTGCTTTTGGACTCTACTGGCAG GCTATGCTTATCTGGATCATCAGATTCTATGATCAG ACTTTGGGACCTCGGTCAACAGCGTTGCGTGCATTCTTATGCGGTGCATACAGATTCTGTTTGGGCACTCGCCAGCAACCCATCATTTAGTCATGTCTATAGCGGTGGGAGGGACCTATCT TTATACTTAACAGACTTGGCTACGAGAGAGAGTATATTGCTTTGCACAAAGGAACATCCTATTTTGCGGTTGGCATCGCATGATGATGGTATATGGGTCGCAACAACAGACTCTTCCATGCATAAATGGCCGGTTGAAGGTCATAATCCTCAGAAAGTCTTTCAAAGAGGCGGTTCATTCGTGGCTGGTAACTTATCATTTACAAGGGCAAGAGCTTCCTTAGAGGGATCCACCCCG GTTCCTGTTTATAAAGAACCATCCTTTTCCATTCCTGGCACTCCAGCTATAGTTCAGCATGAAATTTTGAACAATAGAAGGCATGTTCTAACTAAG GATACTGCTGGATCAGTAAAGCTGTGGGAGATTACGAGGGGCGTTGTGGTCAAAGACTTTGGAGAG GTCTCATTTaaggagaaaaaggaagagcTGTTTGAGATG GTCAGCATTCCTGCATGGTTCACTGTGGATACGAGGCTTGGAAGCTTGTCTGTCCACCTGGATACGCCACAATGCTTTTCTGCAGAAATGTACTCGGCAGATCTTAACATCGTTGGGAAACCTGAGGATGACAAG GTTAATTTGGCTCGTGAAACTCTTAAGGGGCTGTTTGCTTATTGGTTAACCAAAAGAAGGCAGAGATCTGGATCCCAAGCTTCTGCTAATGGAGAAGTTCCATCTGGCAAGGATATTTCTGCTAGGAGTATTACCCTTTCAAGAGGAGAGGTTGATGGTAATGTTGAAAATGATACCGTCGTTTATCCTCCATTTGAATTTTCAGCAGCTTCTCCTCCTTCAATTATTACTGAGGGCTCTCAAGGTGGTCCATGGAGAAAGAAGATTACTGACTTAGATGGAACAGAAGATGAGAAATATTTTCCTTGGTGGTGCCTGGATTGTGTGTTGAATAATCGCTTGCCTCCCCGGGAAAATACCAA ATGCAGCTTTTACTTGCACCCATGTGAGGGTTCATCTGTCCAGATTCTCACGCAAGGGAAATTGAGTGCACCTCGTATATTGAGGATTCATAAA GTTGTTAACTATGTTGTAGAAAAGATGGTTCTCGACAAACCGTTGGATAGTTTGGACCCTGATGGAACTTTTGCTCCTGGACTTACTGGAGGACCATTGCAGCATCCAGCTGTTGGAGGCGATGGTTCTTTCAGATCTGGGTTGAAGTCTTGGCAGAAGCTTAAGCCGTCAATAGAGATCTTGTGCAATAATCAG GTCTTATCCCCTGACATGAGCCTAGCTACAGTCCGCACTTATATATGGAAGAAACAAGAGGACCTCGTCCTCAACTACCGAGTGGTGCAGGGCAGCAGGTGA